From the Nodularia sp. NIES-3585 genome, one window contains:
- the glpX gene encoding class II fructose-bisphosphatase: MENTLGLEIIEVVEQAAIASSKWMGKGEKNIADQVAVEAMRERMNKIYMRGRIVIGEGERDEAPMLYIGEEVGICTQPDAKNFCNPDELIEIDIAVDPCEGTNLVAYGQNGSMAVLAISEKGGLFAAPDFYMKKLAAPAPAQGLVDINKSATENLKILSECLNRSIEELVVVVMDRPRHKELIQEIRTAGARVRLISDGDVSAAISCAFGGTNIHALMGIGAAPEGVISAAAMRCLGGHFQGQLIYDPEVVQTGLIGESREGNLARLKEMGINDPDKVYDANELASGETVLFAACGITPGTLMNGVRFFNGGARTQSLVISNQSKTARFVDTIHLFDDPKNLQLH; encoded by the coding sequence GTGGAAAATACACTTGGATTAGAGATTATTGAGGTTGTAGAGCAAGCAGCGATCGCTTCCTCAAAGTGGATGGGCAAAGGCGAAAAGAACATTGCTGACCAAGTAGCAGTGGAAGCCATGCGGGAGCGGATGAACAAAATCTATATGCGCGGACGCATTGTGATTGGTGAAGGCGAACGCGATGAAGCGCCGATGCTCTACATTGGGGAAGAAGTGGGTATTTGTACCCAACCAGATGCCAAAAACTTCTGTAACCCAGATGAATTAATTGAAATTGACATTGCTGTTGACCCTTGCGAAGGCACCAACTTGGTTGCTTACGGTCAAAATGGTTCAATGGCAGTTTTGGCAATTTCCGAAAAAGGTGGTTTATTTGCTGCGCCTGACTTCTACATGAAGAAACTGGCAGCCCCAGCCCCAGCCCAAGGTTTGGTAGACATTAACAAGTCTGCTACTGAAAACCTGAAAATCCTCTCTGAGTGCTTAAACCGTTCTATTGAAGAATTGGTAGTTGTGGTCATGGATCGTCCCCGCCACAAAGAACTCATTCAGGAAATTCGCACCGCCGGCGCGAGAGTCCGACTAATCAGCGATGGTGACGTTTCTGCTGCCATCTCCTGCGCTTTTGGTGGTACTAATATCCATGCTTTGATGGGCATCGGTGCTGCACCAGAAGGAGTCATCTCTGCTGCGGCTATGCGCTGCTTGGGAGGACATTTCCAAGGGCAACTAATCTATGATCCAGAAGTTGTGCAAACAGGCTTGATTGGCGAAAGCAGAGAAGGCAATCTCGCCCGGTTGAAGGAAATGGGCATCAATGACCCCGATAAGGTTTACGATGCTAACGAATTAGCCTCTGGCGAAACAGTTCTATTTGCTGCTTGCGGTATTACCCCCGGCACTCTCATGAACGGTGTCCGCTTCTTCAACGGTGGTGCAAGGACTCAAAGTTTGGTTATTTCCAACCAGTCTAAAACAGCCCGTTTTGTTGATACGATCCATTTGTTTGACGATCCCAAGAATCTACAATTGCATTAG
- a CDS encoding glutamyl-tRNA reductase translates to MNIAVVGLSHKTAPVEIREKLSIPEPQTESAIAHLSSYPHIDEVAILSTCNRLEIYIVTSETEQGIREVTQFLSEHSKLPVQSLRQHLFMLLHDDAVMHMMRVAAGLDSLVLGEGQILAQVKNTHKLGQQYNGIKTVLNRLFKQALTAGKRVRTETNIGTGAVSISSAAVELAQMKAANLAACRVAIIGAGKMSRLLVQHLISKGAAQISIVNRSQERAQQLAKLYPEESIHTHTLSEMMAVIAESDLVFTSTSATEPILDRANLETVLESKRSLMLFDISVPRNVHSDVNELANVQAFNVDDLKAVVAQNYESRRKMAQEAEKLLDEEVEAFDVWWRSLETVSTISCLRNKVETIREQELEKALSRLGSEFAEKHQEVIEALTRGIVNKILHDPMVQLRAQQDVEARRHCMQTLQTLFNLDAGEQFS, encoded by the coding sequence ATGAATATTGCAGTGGTGGGGTTAAGCCATAAAACAGCCCCAGTTGAAATCCGGGAAAAGCTGAGTATTCCAGAACCACAAACTGAAAGTGCGATCGCTCATCTGAGCAGCTATCCCCACATTGACGAAGTAGCAATACTTAGCACTTGCAACCGCCTGGAAATTTACATTGTGACCAGTGAAACCGAGCAAGGCATCAGGGAAGTTACTCAGTTTCTTTCTGAACACAGCAAATTACCAGTGCAGTCTTTGCGTCAACACTTGTTTATGTTGCTCCATGACGATGCAGTTATGCATATGATGCGCGTAGCTGCTGGGTTAGATAGCTTAGTGCTAGGGGAAGGTCAAATTCTGGCTCAGGTGAAAAATACTCACAAACTGGGACAGCAATATAATGGTATAAAAACAGTTCTGAATCGATTATTTAAACAAGCACTGACAGCTGGAAAACGTGTGCGGACGGAAACAAACATTGGTACTGGTGCTGTTTCTATCAGTTCGGCGGCTGTGGAGTTGGCACAAATGAAAGCGGCTAATTTAGCAGCTTGTCGAGTCGCAATTATCGGTGCTGGCAAAATGTCACGTTTGTTAGTACAACACCTGATTTCTAAAGGTGCTGCACAAATCAGCATTGTGAATCGTTCTCAAGAACGCGCCCAACAATTGGCAAAACTTTATCCCGAAGAGTCTATACATACTCACACTTTATCAGAAATGATGGCGGTGATTGCCGAAAGTGATTTAGTGTTTACTAGCACTTCGGCAACTGAACCAATACTTGACCGCGCCAACTTAGAAACAGTTTTAGAGTCCAAGCGCTCTTTGATGTTATTTGATATTTCTGTACCGCGGAATGTCCACAGTGACGTGAATGAACTGGCAAATGTGCAAGCCTTTAACGTAGACGATTTAAAGGCTGTGGTGGCGCAAAACTACGAAAGTCGCCGCAAAATGGCGCAGGAAGCCGAGAAGCTACTAGATGAAGAGGTGGAAGCTTTTGATGTTTGGTGGCGATCGCTAGAAACTGTGTCTACAATTAGTTGTCTGAGAAATAAAGTTGAAACCATCCGCGAACAAGAATTAGAAAAAGCTTTGTCTCGATTGGGTTCGGAATTTGCTGAAAAACACCAAGAAGTCATCGAAGCTTTAACACGAGGAATTGTTAATAAGATTCTACATGATCCGATGGTGCAATTACGGGCGCAGCAGGATGTGGAGGCCAGACGGCACTGTATGCAAACATTGCAAACGTTATTTAATTTAGACGCAGGCGAGCAATTTAGTTAA
- a CDS encoding P-II family nitrogen regulator, which produces MNCHNKTRQEVTTQKASKLVIVTEKLLLKQIAKIIDEAGASGYTVVDAGGKGSRNVRSSGQPTISDTYSNIKFEILTPNREMAVKISDEVAAKFFDDYSGIAYLCDVMEVLHAHKF; this is translated from the coding sequence TTGAATTGTCACAACAAAACACGTCAAGAGGTAACGACCCAGAAAGCCAGCAAGCTTGTCATCGTCACGGAAAAGTTGCTGCTGAAACAGATCGCCAAGATCATCGACGAAGCCGGGGCTAGCGGCTATACGGTGGTGGACGCTGGCGGTAAAGGCAGTCGCAACGTGCGCTCGTCGGGACAACCCACCATTTCCGACACCTACTCGAATATAAAGTTCGAGATACTCACCCCCAATCGGGAGATGGCCGTGAAGATTTCAGATGAGGTCGCTGCGAAGTTTTTCGACGATTATTCGGGCATCGCCTATCTCTGTGACGTGATGGAGGTACTGCACGCGCACAAGTTCTGA
- a CDS encoding sodium-dependent bicarbonate transport family permease → MDFLSNFLIDFVKQLQSPTLSFLIGGMVIAALGSELVIPESISKIIVFMLLTKIGLTGGIAIRNSNLTEMVLPVLFSVLVGIIIVFIARYTLAKLPKVKTVDAIATGGLFGAVSGSTMAAALTVLDEQKVVYEAWAGALYPFMDIPALVTAIVIANIYLNKQKKRSEADEYLNKQEYIGKQPVTAGDYPDQQDYPSTRQEYLSKQQSADNRVKIWPIVEESLRGPALSAMLLGLALGLFTQPESVYKSFYDPAFRGLLSILMLIMGMEAWSRIGELRKVAQWYVVYSLVAPLLHGFIAFGLGMIAHYATGFSLGGVVVLSVIAASSSDISGPPTLRAGIPSANPSAYIGASTAIGTPVAIGVAIPLFLGLAQAIGGN, encoded by the coding sequence GTGGATTTTTTGTCCAATTTTTTAATAGACTTCGTTAAGCAGTTGCAGTCCCCAACACTCAGCTTTCTGATTGGTGGTATGGTAATTGCCGCCCTTGGTAGCGAACTGGTAATTCCAGAGTCGATTTCTAAGATCATCGTCTTCATGCTGCTCACCAAAATTGGTCTGACCGGTGGTATTGCGATCCGCAATTCCAACCTGACGGAGATGGTGTTACCCGTACTGTTTTCTGTATTAGTAGGGATTATCATTGTATTCATCGCGCGCTATACATTAGCCAAGCTGCCGAAGGTCAAAACCGTGGATGCGATTGCGACCGGGGGGTTGTTTGGTGCTGTGAGTGGCTCTACTATGGCCGCCGCCCTGACGGTACTGGACGAACAAAAGGTCGTATACGAGGCATGGGCTGGCGCACTCTATCCCTTCATGGATATCCCAGCACTCGTAACTGCGATTGTGATAGCCAACATTTATCTCAACAAACAGAAAAAGCGTAGTGAAGCAGACGAGTATCTCAACAAGCAGGAGTATATCGGCAAGCAGCCCGTTACAGCAGGGGATTATCCCGATCAGCAAGATTATCCCAGCACCCGGCAAGAGTATCTCAGCAAGCAGCAGTCGGCAGATAATCGGGTCAAGATATGGCCGATCGTGGAGGAAAGCCTCCGGGGGCCTGCCCTATCGGCAATGTTGCTCGGCCTTGCTCTTGGACTGTTCACTCAGCCGGAAAGTGTCTATAAAAGCTTCTACGACCCAGCCTTCCGTGGACTGCTTTCGATCTTGATGCTGATCATGGGTATGGAGGCTTGGTCAAGGATTGGCGAACTGCGTAAGGTGGCCCAGTGGTACGTCGTGTATAGCCTCGTAGCACCGTTGCTGCATGGGTTCATCGCCTTCGGTCTCGGTATGATTGCCCACTACGCAACAGGATTCAGCCTTGGCGGTGTCGTGGTTCTGTCCGTCATTGCCGCCTCCAGTTCAGACATCTCAGGGCCACCCACGTTGCGAGCCGGGATTCCGTCGGCTAATCCCTCCGCCTATATCGGCGCATCCACCGCCATCGGTACACCCGTTGCGATCGGCGTGGCAATACCGCTCTTCCTCGGTCTTGCCCAGGCGATAGGCGGCAACTAA
- a CDS encoding P-II family nitrogen regulator, whose product MAKPAKKLVIITEKILLKKVANIIDESGSTGYTVVETGGKGSRNVRSSGQPNVSDTQANIKFEVLTENRDMAENIADQIAMKFFNDYAGIAYICDAEVLYAHTFCGPDGC is encoded by the coding sequence ATGGCCAAGCCAGCCAAAAAGCTCGTCATCATCACGGAAAAGATTCTGCTGAAAAAGGTCGCGAATATCATCGATGAATCCGGATCGACTGGTTATACGGTGGTGGAAACTGGCGGTAAAGGCAGTCGCAACGTGCGCTCGTCGGGACAACCCAACGTTTCCGACACCCAGGCGAATATAAAGTTTGAGGTGCTCACCGAAAATCGGGATATGGCCGAGAATATTGCGGATCAGATCGCAATGAAGTTTTTCAACGATTATGCGGGCATTGCTTATATCTGTGACGCGGAGGTACTGTACGCGCACACTTTCTGCGGGCCAGACGGCTGTTGA
- a CDS encoding ABC transporter ATP-binding protein: MVNNQSPQLPLLAATGLCKSFGGIKAVKDATIEVNKGSITGLIGPNGAGKTTLFNLLSNFIRPDQGRVIFDGEPIQQLQSYQIAQQGLVRTFQVARTLSRLSVLDNMLLAAQKQTGENFWQVQLKPHIVAKEEKQLKEQAMSLLESVGLAQKAQEYAGGLSGGQRKLLEMGRALMTNPKLILLDEPAAGVNPRLIDDICDRILKWNRQDGMTFLIIEHNMDVIMSLCDRVWVMAEGQNLAEGTPAEIQTNTQVLEAYLGI, from the coding sequence ATGGTAAATAATCAATCACCCCAACTTCCATTGTTAGCCGCTACTGGACTTTGTAAAAGCTTTGGCGGCATTAAAGCAGTCAAGGATGCCACAATTGAGGTGAATAAAGGTAGTATTACTGGCTTGATTGGCCCCAACGGTGCTGGTAAAACTACTTTGTTTAACCTCCTCTCAAATTTCATTCGCCCAGATCAGGGACGAGTGATTTTCGACGGGGAACCAATTCAGCAGTTACAATCGTATCAAATTGCCCAGCAAGGATTAGTACGCACCTTTCAGGTGGCGCGGACTCTCTCGCGATTGTCGGTGTTAGATAATATGCTGCTGGCGGCGCAAAAACAAACGGGCGAAAATTTTTGGCAAGTGCAGTTAAAACCCCACATTGTTGCTAAGGAAGAAAAACAACTCAAAGAACAAGCAATGTCTTTGTTAGAATCTGTGGGATTGGCGCAAAAGGCACAGGAATATGCTGGGGGTTTGTCTGGTGGACAACGCAAGTTATTGGAAATGGGACGGGCGTTAATGACCAATCCCAAGTTGATTTTATTAGATGAACCAGCCGCCGGGGTGAATCCAAGATTGATTGATGATATATGCGATCGCATCCTCAAATGGAACCGCCAAGACGGTATGACCTTCCTGATTATTGAACATAACATGGATGTGATCATGTCTTTGTGCGATCGCGTTTGGGTCATGGCTGAGGGTCAGAATTTAGCTGAAGGAACACCCGCAGAAATTCAAACCAATACCCAAGTCTTAGAAGCTTATTTAGGAATATAA